A region of Thermoanaerobacterales bacterium DNA encodes the following proteins:
- a CDS encoding PDGLE domain-containing protein yields the protein MKKAFWVFLVAALVVGGLLSPWASPDPDGLERVAEDKGFLHQGEGQEVVNSPLPDYSIPGVANSRVSTALAGAVGTLAMLAAGYGLGRAVRARAAGDGDSSHRLES from the coding sequence ATGAAGAAGGCTTTCTGGGTGTTCCTGGTCGCCGCCCTGGTGGTCGGCGGGCTGCTCTCGCCATGGGCTTCGCCCGATCCGGACGGCCTGGAGAGGGTGGCTGAGGACAAGGGTTTCCTGCACCAGGGTGAGGGGCAGGAAGTGGTCAACTCTCCGCTGCCGGACTACAGTATTCCCGGTGTCGCCAACTCCCGGGTGAGCACGGCGCTGGCCGGGGCGGTCGGCACCCTCGCCATGCTCGCCGCCGGTTACGGTTTGGGCCGGGCTGTCCGGGCCCGGGCCGCCGGGGACGGCGACTCCTCGCACCGGTTGGAATCGTAA
- a CDS encoding ACT domain-containing protein: MRVKQISIFLENKSGRLAAVTRLLGEAGINIRALSIADTSDFGILRLIVNDPARAYAALKDAGFTVSETDVIAVEIPDRPGGLSEVLNLLHENGVNVEYLYAFVSHSSGTALVLLKVRGIDRAVELLKAHGVKVPDAATVYNL, encoded by the coding sequence ATGCGTGTTAAGCAGATCTCCATCTTCCTCGAAAACAAGTCGGGGCGACTGGCCGCCGTTACGCGGCTGCTCGGCGAGGCGGGCATCAACATCCGCGCCCTCTCCATCGCCGACACTTCGGACTTCGGCATCCTGCGGCTGATCGTCAACGACCCGGCGCGCGCCTACGCCGCCCTTAAGGACGCCGGGTTCACCGTCAGCGAAACCGACGTCATCGCCGTCGAGATCCCCGACCGGCCCGGGGGGCTGTCCGAGGTGCTGAATTTGCTCCATGAAAACGGAGTCAACGTCGAGTATCTTTATGCCTTCGTCTCCCACTCCTCGGGAACGGCCCTGGTACTCCTCAAGGTCCGCGGCATCGACCGCGCCGTGGAGCTTCTCAAGGCCCACGGAGTGAAGGTTCCTGACGCGGCCACGGTCTATAACCTTTAG